From a region of the Eulemur rufifrons isolate Redbay chromosome 7, OSU_ERuf_1, whole genome shotgun sequence genome:
- the PHF24 gene encoding PHD finger protein 24 isoform X2, translating into MGVLMSKRQTVEQVQKVSLAVSAFKDGLRDRPSLRRTGELPGSRRGTVEGSVQEVQEEKEAEAGTPVVQEESSVHRAAWERLRDGRGVEPEEFDRTSRFTPPAFIRPTRKLDDDKPPEICLEPREPVVNDEMCDVCEVWTAESLFPCRVCTRVFHDGCLRRMGYVQGEGAAEVTEMAHTETGWSCHYCDNLNLLLTEEEMYSLTETFQQCKVIPDCSLTLEDFLRYRHQAAKRGDSDRALSKAQEEQAARQFAALDPEHRGHIEWPDFLSHESLLLLQQLRPQNSLLRLLTAKERERARATFLALGSGSTISEAECGRARHSWFCKRPTEAPSCSVSISHVGPIADSSPASSSSKSQDKTLLPTEQESRSVDWPTFLRENVLYILAARPNSAAIHLKPPG; encoded by the exons ATGGGGGTGTTGATGTCCAAGCGGCAGACAGTGGAGCAGGTGCAGAAGGTGAGCCTGGCTGTGTCCGCCTTCAAGGATGGGCTGCGGGACAGGCCTTCCCTCCGGCGCACGGGGGAGCTACCAGGGTCCCGCCGTGGCACAGTAGAGGGCTCCGTCCAGGAGGtacaggaggagaaggaagcagaggcaggCACCCCAGTGGTCCAGGAAGAGAGCAGTGTCCACCGTGCAGCCTGGGAGCGGCTCCGAGATGGGCGTGGAGTAGAGCCTGAGGAGTTCGACAGGACCAGTCGTTTCACACCACCTGCCTTCATCCGCCCCACGCGGAAGCTGGATGACGACAAGCCTCCAGAGATCTGcctggagcccagagagcct GTTGTCAACGATGAGATGTGTGATGTCTGTGAGGTCTGGACGGCTGAGAGCCTCTTCCCGTGCAGAGTCTGCACCAGGGTTTTCCATGATGGCTGCCTGCGCCGCATGGGCTATGTCCAAGGAGAAGGTGCAGCGGAGGTGACCGAGATGGCCCACACGGAAACAGGCTGGAGCTGCCACTACTGT GACAACCTCAACTTGCTGCTTACTGAGGAGGAAATGTACAGCCTCACGGAGACCTTTCAGCAGTGTAAAGTCATCCCTG ATTGCTCCCTGACACTGGAGGACTTCCTGCGCTATCGCCACCAAGCAGCGAAGCGGGGGGACAGTGACAGGGCCCTGAGCAAGGCGCAAGAGGAGCAGGCAGCCCGCCAGTTTGCAGCCCTGGACCCTGAACATCGAGGCCACATAGAGTGGCCTGACTTCCTGTCCCACGAGTCTCTCCTACTTTTGCAGCAGCTGCGTCCCCAG AACTCTCTGTTGAGGCTTCTGACAGCTAAGGAGCGGGAGCGAGCCCGAGCCACCTTCCTGGCTCTGGGCAGCGGGAGCACCATCAGTGAGGCCGAGTGCGGCCGCGCCCGGCACTCTTGGTTTTGCAAACGCCCGACAGAAGCTCCATCCTGCAGTGTCAG CATCAGCCATGTGGGTCCCATAGCTGACAGCAGCCCAGCCAGCAGCAGTAGCAAGAGTCAGGACAAGACCCTGCTGCCCACAGAGCAGGAGTCCAG ATCTGTGGACTGGCCCACCTTCCTGCGAGAGAACGTCCTCTACATCTTGGCTGCTCGCCCCAACAGCGCGGCCATTCACCTGAAACCCCCGGGATAG
- the PHF24 gene encoding PHD finger protein 24 isoform X1: MGVLMSKRQTVEQVQKVSLAVSAFKDGLRDRPSLRRTGELPGSRRGTVEGSVQEVQEEKEAEAGTPVVQEESSVHRAAWERLRDGRGVEPEEFDRTSRFTPPAFIRPTRKLDDDKPPEICLEPREPVVNDEMCDVCEVWTAESLFPCRVCTRVFHDGCLRRMGYVQGEGAAEVTEMAHTETGWSCHYCDNLNLLLTEEEMYSLTETFQQCKVIPDCSLTLEDFLRYRHQAAKRGDSDRALSKAQEEQAARQFAALDPEHRGHIEWPDFLSHESLLLLQQLRPQNSLLRLLTAKERERARATFLALGSGSTISEAECGRARHSWFCKRPTEAPSCSVSSISHVGPIADSSPASSSSKSQDKTLLPTEQESRSVDWPTFLRENVLYILAARPNSAAIHLKPPG, translated from the exons ATGGGGGTGTTGATGTCCAAGCGGCAGACAGTGGAGCAGGTGCAGAAGGTGAGCCTGGCTGTGTCCGCCTTCAAGGATGGGCTGCGGGACAGGCCTTCCCTCCGGCGCACGGGGGAGCTACCAGGGTCCCGCCGTGGCACAGTAGAGGGCTCCGTCCAGGAGGtacaggaggagaaggaagcagaggcaggCACCCCAGTGGTCCAGGAAGAGAGCAGTGTCCACCGTGCAGCCTGGGAGCGGCTCCGAGATGGGCGTGGAGTAGAGCCTGAGGAGTTCGACAGGACCAGTCGTTTCACACCACCTGCCTTCATCCGCCCCACGCGGAAGCTGGATGACGACAAGCCTCCAGAGATCTGcctggagcccagagagcct GTTGTCAACGATGAGATGTGTGATGTCTGTGAGGTCTGGACGGCTGAGAGCCTCTTCCCGTGCAGAGTCTGCACCAGGGTTTTCCATGATGGCTGCCTGCGCCGCATGGGCTATGTCCAAGGAGAAGGTGCAGCGGAGGTGACCGAGATGGCCCACACGGAAACAGGCTGGAGCTGCCACTACTGT GACAACCTCAACTTGCTGCTTACTGAGGAGGAAATGTACAGCCTCACGGAGACCTTTCAGCAGTGTAAAGTCATCCCTG ATTGCTCCCTGACACTGGAGGACTTCCTGCGCTATCGCCACCAAGCAGCGAAGCGGGGGGACAGTGACAGGGCCCTGAGCAAGGCGCAAGAGGAGCAGGCAGCCCGCCAGTTTGCAGCCCTGGACCCTGAACATCGAGGCCACATAGAGTGGCCTGACTTCCTGTCCCACGAGTCTCTCCTACTTTTGCAGCAGCTGCGTCCCCAG AACTCTCTGTTGAGGCTTCTGACAGCTAAGGAGCGGGAGCGAGCCCGAGCCACCTTCCTGGCTCTGGGCAGCGGGAGCACCATCAGTGAGGCCGAGTGCGGCCGCGCCCGGCACTCTTGGTTTTGCAAACGCCCGACAGAAGCTCCATCCTGCAGTGTCAG CAGCATCAGCCATGTGGGTCCCATAGCTGACAGCAGCCCAGCCAGCAGCAGTAGCAAGAGTCAGGACAAGACCCTGCTGCCCACAGAGCAGGAGTCCAG ATCTGTGGACTGGCCCACCTTCCTGCGAGAGAACGTCCTCTACATCTTGGCTGCTCGCCCCAACAGCGCGGCCATTCACCTGAAACCCCCGGGATAG